In Rana temporaria chromosome 3, aRanTem1.1, whole genome shotgun sequence, a single window of DNA contains:
- the LOC120930608 gene encoding extracellular calcium-sensing receptor-like, whose protein sequence is MGCGLNASNLSGAMGHGDILIGALLPFHIDKLFKKFMFTEAPLPDICSMYLLEMFQHFQAMRFALEEINGNPDLLSNVTLGFVAFDSCAALRKELEGTLWMLTGQDVPIPNYSCRERPDLAAVLGHTMSSSSILMAQVLGIYRFPQISHFSTSSLLSDRTQFPSFFRTVPSDTFQSMGLAQLILHFAWTWVGLVALGNDYGQQGVQVVKKELLKAGACVAFTEFIVANSEDRNIPHITRVINESTANVVLVFASDLYFVLLVEEMLKENVNGKIFVASEAWSTSPILGVEKYSSILKGSIGFAFYSSDIPGFKEFVTDIHPLPLKGPEKSLNQIFWEKTFGCRFLDQMSLTQSWNNSTKLCTGFENLSTVDNVYTDMSNLRGSFSIYTSVQVIAKALHDMSTCQKGKGPFYNRNCADIWDFKPWQLKLYIQNVHVKLKNGREVFFDKNGDLPAVYDIVNWQRGSDGIIKKVKVGSYDTSVTDGDIFTINKSKITWPTGKEQVPKSICSKSCSSGCRRVVRRGKPVCCFECVLCPYGEFSNRTDSDDCYKCPWNLWPNAERTKCLPKTIEYLSFEGPLGGSLTAAGVSSSSVTVFILCLFIRHRHTPIVKANNYSLSCILLMSISLCFLCSLNFIGYPQTTTCLMRQTIFGMVFAVCISTVLAKTIMVVFAFMATRPNSRLRIWTSPKVSYMMIFMCSVMQLLLCVLWLTQDPPFFVYNTQTQPEIIIAECSEGSQSAFWAMLGYLGFLSSVSFIVAFLARTLPDSFNEAKFITFSMLAFLSVWVSYIPATLSARGQYVVAMEVFAILSSSWALVICMFFPKCYIILFRSSMNSKEYLRGKDR, encoded by the exons ATGGGATGTGGACTGAATGCCTCCAACCTCTCTGGAGCCATGGGCCATGGGGATATCCTGATCGGGGCTTTGTTACCTTTCCATATCGATAAACTGTTCAAGAAATTCATGTTTACAGAGGCCCCTCTACCAGACATCTGCTCCAT GTACCTCCTCGAAATGTTTCAGCATTTTCAGGCTATGAGGTTTGCGTTAGAGGAAATCAATGGAAACCCAGATCTTCTCTCTAATGTCACTCTTGGATTTGTTGCTTTTGATTCTTGTGCTGCTTTACGGAAAGAGCTGGAAGGAACTTTGTGGATGTTAACGGGTCAGGATGTACCGATACCTAATTATAGTTGCCGTGAAAGGCCAGATCTGGCGGCTGTCCTTGGACACACaatgtcctcatcttctattcTCATGGCTCAAGTACTGGGAATTTATAGGTTCCCACAG ATCAGTCATTTTTCTACAAGCTCTCTGTTGAGTGATCGCACTCAGTTTCCATCATTCTTCAGGACTGTCCCGAGTGACACTTTCCAGTCAATGGGTCTAGCACAGCTCATCCTACATTTTGCATGGACGTGGGTTGGGTTGGTTGCTTTAGGAAATGACTATGGTCAGCAAGGTGTTCAAGTGGTCAAGAAGGAGCTCCTCAAAGCTGGAGCTTGTGTGGCCTTCACAGAGTTCATTGTTGCCAACAGTGAAGACAGAAACATACCTCATATCACTAGGGTTATAAATGAGTCGACTGCCAATGTCGTGCTCGTGTTTGCTAGTGATCTCTACTTTGTGCTCCTTGtggaagaaatgttaaaggaAAATGTAAATGGGAAGATTTTTGTGGCCAGCGAGGCTTGGTCTACCTCACCTATTTTAGGGGTGGAGAAATATTCTTCGATATTGAAGGGTTCTATTGGCTTTGCTTTCTACAGCTCTGATATTCCCGGCTTTAAAGAATTTGTGACCGATATCCATCCTCTTCCTCTTAAAGGTCCAGAAAAAAGCCTGAACCAAATATTCTGGGAAAAAACTTTTGGATGCAGATTTTTGGACCAAATGAGTCTTACTCAATCATGGAACAATTCCACAAAGTTGTGTACAGGATTTGAGAATCTCAGCACTGTAGACAATGTTTACACTGACATGTCTAATTTAAGAGGTTCTTTTAGCATCTACACTTCAGTTCAGGTTATTGCCAAAGCCCTCCACGACATGAGCACTTGTCAGAAAGGTAAAGGCCCTTTCTATAACAGGAATTGTGCAGACATTTGGGACTTCAAGCCATGGCAG CTTAAGCTTTATATCCAGAATGTGCATGTTAAGCTTAAAAATGGAAGAGAGGTCTTCTTTGATAAAAACGGGGACCTTCCGGCAGTGTATGATATTGTGAACTGGCAGAGGGGATCGGATGGGATCATAAAGAAGGTCAAGGTGGGAAGCTACGACACATCAGTCACTGATGGAGACATCTTCACTATTAATAAAAGCAAAATCACATGGCCTACAGGAAAAGAACAG GTTCCAAAGTCAATATGCAGTAAGAGTTGTTCTTCAGGTTGTAGAAGAGTTGTTAGACGAGGAAAACCTGTATGTTGCTTTGAGTGTGTCCTGTGTCCTTATGGAGAATTCTCTAACCGAACAG ACTCGGATGACTGTTACAAATGTCCGTGGAATCTGTGGCCTAATGCTGAAAGGACCAAATGCCTTCCAAAGACAATTGAGTATCTTTCCTTTGAAGGACCATTAGGTGGCTCTTTGACTGCTGCTGGAGTCTCTTCATCCTCGGTGACAGTTTTTATCTTGTGCCTGTTCATTCGCCACAGACATACACCCATCGTTAAAGCCAACAACTACTCTTTAAGTTGCATTCTACTTATGTCCATATCCCTCTGCTTTCTCTGCTCCTTAAATTTCATTGGATACCCCCAGACTACTACATGTCTGATGAGGCAGACAATATTTGGTATGGTTTTTGCAGTCTGCATTTCTACAGTCTTGGCAAAAACCATTATGGTTGTCTTTGCCTTCATGGCCACCAGGCCTAATAGCAGACTTAGAATATGGACAAGCCCAAAGGTATCCTACATGATGATTTTTATGTGCTCTGTTATGCAATTATTATTGTGTGTTTTGTGGTTGACTCAGGATCCTCCATTTTTTGTATACAATACTCAAACCCAACCAGAAATCATTATAGCTGAGTGCAGTGAAGGTTCACAAAGTGCCTTTTGGGCCATGTTGGGTTATCTTGGCTTCTTGTCATCAGTCAGTTTTATTGTAGCTTTTCTCGCTCGCACACTCCCTGATAGCTTCAACGAGGCCAAGTTTATCACTTTCAGCATGCTGGCCTTCTTGAGTGTCTGGGTGTCTTACATCCCAGCTACTCTTAGTGCTCGTGGTCAATATGTAGTGGCCATGGAGGTCTTTGCTATCTTGTCATCGAGCTGGGCCCTGGTGATCTGTatgttttttccaaaatgttataTCATATTGTTTAGATCCAGCATGAACTCTAAGGAATATCTCAGGGGCAAAGACAGGTAG